Genomic segment of Candidatus Chlorohelix allophototropha:
CAACCTATTTCTAAAGTATCTGGAATAATCTGGTTGCTAACTACGCTACTGTTTTTGGCTACGCTGGTGTTATTTTTCACCAAATTTGATTATTGGTGGCTAATAGGGGTAGTAGCGCTTGTGCTATCCCAAATATTAATTATTCAAAATTGGGACGATGCAAAGTTTGGCACTGTGGCTAATATTTTAATATTAATTCCGGTTTTCATCGCATCATTGAACGTTCTGCCCACTAGCTTTCAAAACATGTACAAAGCAGCGGTGCAAGAAAGAATCCGCCCTATTTCAGATAATTCGATTGTCAGCGAGAACGACATTGCGCATCTTCCTGCGCCTGTACAGAACTATTTACGCTATACCGGCGTAATCGGAAAGCCCAGAGTCTATAATTTCTGGGCGATAAATTCCGGTAATATGAAACAGTCACCCAAAAGCGATTGGATAACCGTCAAAGCCCAACAGTATGATTTCTTTGATGAGCCTGCCCGCTTGTTCTATATCCAATCCGATTTATTCGGTGTTCCGTTTGATGGCTTGCATGCTTATACTGGTAACAGCGCTACCATGCAGATAAAAGTAGCCTCGTTGCTTCAGGTTGCAGATGCGAAAGGCGCAAAAATGAACCAGAGTGAGAATGTAACCATATTTAACGAAATGTGTATGTTTGCGCCAGCCACGCTTATTGACAAAAACATTAAGTGGGAAGCTCTAGACTCCCTGACAGCAAAGGCTTGGTTTACTCACAACAATATCACTATTAGCGCAACCCTCTATTTCAACGAAAAAGGGGAGTTGATTGATTTTTCCTCGGACGACAGATTTTTGTCACTGGATGGGAAAGATTACGCCAGCTATAGATGGTCAACCCCGGTAAAAGATTACAGAGATTTTGAGGGAAGGAAAGTACCAGTATATGGAGATGCCATCTGGCATATGCCCGAAGGTGATTACACCTATGCCAAGTACCAACTCGAAAACATAGTATTTAACTCTAAAGAATTTACCTTGCTTGCGAATTAAAGATGAAGTTACGTAACTATTCACCCCCTACCCCCTCA
This window contains:
- a CDS encoding DUF6544 family protein codes for the protein MLKIFFAFIVIVHGLIHLMGFVKAFNFAEMSQLTQPISKVSGIIWLLTTLLFLATLVLFFTKFDYWWLIGVVALVLSQILIIQNWDDAKFGTVANILILIPVFIASLNVLPTSFQNMYKAAVQERIRPISDNSIVSENDIAHLPAPVQNYLRYTGVIGKPRVYNFWAINSGNMKQSPKSDWITVKAQQYDFFDEPARLFYIQSDLFGVPFDGLHAYTGNSATMQIKVASLLQVADAKGAKMNQSENVTIFNEMCMFAPATLIDKNIKWEALDSLTAKAWFTHNNITISATLYFNEKGELIDFSSDDRFLSLDGKDYASYRWSTPVKDYRDFEGRKVPVYGDAIWHMPEGDYTYAKYQLENIVFNSKEFTLLAN